In a single window of the Micromonospora inositola genome:
- a CDS encoding TetR/AcrR family transcriptional regulator yields the protein MTDGRSRRREDTRQRLFVAAVELIAEQGFSATTVDDIAARAGVAKGTVYYNFESKTVLFEELLRHGIGLLTADFRAAVAGLPPREALAALVRAELEYIRRYRAFAQLLLSEMWRTNREWQQTLRLLRGEAIEVIAETVRAGVASGDLPADLDVRTASSALFGVGLVVAVDWLVFQPERPIEDVQEALLGIVRRVAQT from the coding sequence GTGACGGACGGACGGTCGCGGCGGCGGGAGGACACCCGCCAGCGCCTCTTCGTGGCGGCGGTGGAGCTCATCGCCGAGCAGGGCTTCTCGGCCACCACCGTGGACGACATCGCGGCCCGCGCCGGGGTGGCCAAGGGAACCGTCTACTACAACTTCGAGTCCAAGACCGTGCTCTTCGAGGAGCTGTTGCGACACGGCATCGGGCTGCTCACCGCCGACTTCCGGGCCGCGGTCGCCGGGCTGCCGCCGCGCGAGGCGCTCGCCGCCCTGGTCCGCGCCGAGCTGGAGTACATCCGTCGGTACCGGGCCTTCGCCCAGCTCCTGCTCTCGGAGATGTGGCGGACCAACCGGGAGTGGCAGCAGACCCTGCGGCTGCTGCGCGGCGAGGCCATCGAGGTGATCGCCGAGACCGTCCGGGCCGGGGTCGCCAGCGGTGACCTCCCGGCCGACCTGGACGTGCGGACGGCCAGCTCCGCGCTGTTCGGCGTCGGGCTGGTGGTGGCCGTGGACTGGCTGGTCTTCCAGCCGGAGCGGCCGATCGAGGATGTGCAGGAGGCGCTGCTCGGTATCGTCCGCCGGGTCGCCCAGACCTGA
- a CDS encoding YhgE/Pip family protein has protein sequence MSVVRLALFELRRMTRGRLPRAALAVLTVIPLLYGALYLYAFWDPYGNLDRIPVALVNADRPAKAGDGTEVHAGRDLTDELIGRKVFGWTVTNSDDATAGLRSGRYHLVFSIPADFSATLAASPEPNQPARRGELKVVNDDATNYLSGLLARSAFSEIRAAAAESTAASYFDKMLIGFTDAKAETGRAADGAGRIHDGLGASEDGAGKIADGLDASENGAGQLADGLGRSVQGADKLASGLDQLYTGAAQIADGTNHAATETRAAAARVDAAVDKYEPLLRKNAADIQRAATLVAEGAQALADGIDALPAKADQVVTQAEQVRDRLDALVEAHPELADDPNLVAARQAADKAVTAAKAMAATLDKTDLAALQKKMTQVAATAGEVATAAPHLADDVASARAKVDQLASGLTTLAAGSAKLRDGLGGAADGADQLRGGLYRLATGARQLDGGLAQLSSGSDRLADGLTKLEGGAGDLADGLAAGEKRLPGYHDAESRSDILGDPVGLIRNSQHPAGSYGVGFAPYFLALALWVGAMITYMLLRPVNRRHVMSGAPGWRVALAGWLPAAAIGLAQAGVLFTVVTLVLGLDPVHDLATLGLLALTSLAFTAIMQLLGAALGPAGRLAALALLMLQLTSSGGTYPVQTSPGFFQAIHPWLPMTYVVAGLRHTINGGPTGPVLTGAAVLVAFGVGALLFTIGATRRSRRLTPAKLHPELTM, from the coding sequence ATGAGTGTCGTTCGTCTTGCGCTGTTCGAGCTGCGCCGGATGACCCGGGGCCGGCTGCCGCGCGCCGCGCTCGCCGTCCTCACCGTCATCCCGCTGCTCTACGGCGCCCTCTACCTCTACGCCTTCTGGGACCCGTACGGGAACCTGGATCGCATCCCGGTCGCCCTGGTCAACGCCGACCGGCCGGCGAAGGCCGGCGACGGCACCGAGGTGCACGCCGGCCGGGACCTCACCGACGAGCTGATCGGCCGCAAGGTCTTCGGCTGGACCGTCACCAACTCCGACGACGCCACCGCCGGCCTGCGCAGCGGCCGCTACCACCTGGTCTTCTCCATCCCGGCGGACTTCTCGGCCACCCTGGCGGCCAGCCCCGAGCCGAACCAGCCGGCCCGCCGGGGCGAGCTGAAGGTGGTCAACGACGACGCCACCAACTACCTCTCCGGGCTGCTCGCCCGCTCCGCGTTCAGCGAGATCCGAGCCGCCGCCGCGGAGAGCACGGCCGCCTCGTACTTCGACAAGATGCTGATCGGGTTCACCGACGCCAAGGCCGAGACCGGCCGGGCCGCCGACGGCGCCGGGAGGATCCACGACGGGCTCGGCGCCTCCGAGGACGGCGCCGGGAAGATCGCCGACGGGCTGGACGCCTCGGAGAACGGGGCCGGGCAGCTCGCGGACGGCCTGGGCAGGTCCGTACAGGGCGCGGACAAGCTGGCCTCCGGGCTCGACCAGCTCTACACCGGCGCGGCGCAGATCGCCGACGGCACCAACCACGCGGCGACCGAGACCCGCGCGGCCGCCGCCCGGGTGGACGCGGCCGTCGACAAGTACGAGCCGCTGCTGCGGAAGAACGCCGCGGACATCCAGCGCGCCGCCACCCTGGTCGCCGAGGGCGCGCAGGCGCTCGCCGACGGCATCGACGCGCTGCCGGCGAAGGCGGACCAGGTGGTGACCCAGGCGGAGCAGGTCCGCGACCGGCTGGACGCGCTGGTCGAGGCCCACCCCGAGCTGGCCGACGACCCGAACCTCGTCGCCGCCCGGCAGGCCGCCGACAAGGCCGTCACCGCCGCCAAGGCGATGGCCGCCACCCTGGACAAGACCGACCTGGCCGCGCTGCAGAAGAAGATGACCCAGGTGGCCGCGACCGCCGGCGAGGTCGCCACCGCCGCGCCGCACCTCGCCGACGACGTCGCCTCCGCCCGGGCCAAGGTCGACCAGCTCGCCAGCGGGCTGACCACCCTCGCCGCCGGCAGCGCCAAGCTCCGCGACGGGCTGGGCGGCGCCGCCGACGGCGCGGACCAGCTCCGCGGCGGGCTGTACCGGCTCGCCACCGGCGCCCGCCAGCTCGACGGCGGGCTGGCCCAGCTCAGCAGCGGCAGCGACCGGCTCGCCGACGGGCTGACCAAGCTGGAGGGCGGCGCCGGCGACCTCGCCGACGGGCTCGCCGCGGGGGAGAAGAGGCTGCCCGGGTACCACGACGCGGAGAGCCGCTCCGACATCCTCGGCGACCCGGTCGGGCTGATCCGCAACTCGCAGCACCCGGCCGGCTCGTACGGCGTGGGCTTCGCCCCGTACTTCCTGGCCCTGGCGCTCTGGGTCGGCGCGATGATCACGTACATGCTGCTGCGGCCGGTCAACCGGCGGCACGTGATGTCCGGTGCGCCCGGCTGGCGGGTCGCGCTCGCCGGCTGGCTGCCCGCCGCGGCGATCGGCCTGGCCCAGGCCGGGGTGCTCTTCACCGTGGTCACCCTGGTGCTCGGCCTGGACCCGGTGCACGACCTGGCCACCCTCGGCCTGCTCGCGCTGACCTCGCTCGCCTTCACCGCGATCATGCAGCTGCTCGGTGCGGCGCTCGGTCCGGCCGGCCGGCTCGCCGCGTTGGCCCTGCTGATGCTCCAGCTCACCTCCTCCGGCGGCACCTACCCGGTGCAGACCTCGCCCGGCTTCTTCCAGGCCATCCACCCCTGGCTGCCGATGACGTACGTGGTGGCCGGGCTCCGGCACACCATCAACGGCGGACCCACCGGGCCGGTGCTCACCGGAGCGGCCGTGCTGGTCGCGTTCGGGGTGGGCGCGCTGCTGTTCACCATCGGCGCGACGCGCCGGTCCCGCCGGCTGACCCCGGCCAAGCTGCACCCCGAACTGACCATGTGA
- a CDS encoding ATP-binding cassette domain-containing protein, whose protein sequence is MKIVEASGLGLRTRRGWMYRDVDLTAEAGELHAVTGPPGSGRTSLLLALAGCFPHTDGELRRRGPAALGQVAGVHEPDPTLTVAEHIQERLLLLGPVPRRRRQLVPVAAVRARRAYRRDAFAAAIAGAGFTDSPLDPDRYGRDLTPVERQVLGLVLASLSGPNLIVADDVDAGSDAPERQWIWAALSRLADQGYAVIASARAVEPGTIAITHRLGDPTLPTRTELTLPPAALVAPRAAQDQTPEVTA, encoded by the coding sequence ATGAAGATCGTCGAGGCCAGCGGGCTGGGGCTGCGGACCCGCCGGGGCTGGATGTACCGGGACGTCGACCTGACCGCCGAGGCCGGCGAGCTGCACGCGGTGACCGGGCCGCCCGGCAGCGGGCGCACCTCCCTGCTGCTCGCCCTGGCCGGCTGCTTCCCGCACACCGACGGGGAGCTGCGCCGGCGCGGCCCCGCCGCGCTCGGCCAGGTCGCCGGGGTGCACGAGCCCGACCCGACGCTGACCGTGGCCGAACACATCCAGGAGCGGCTGCTGCTGCTCGGGCCCGTGCCGCGCCGTCGCCGGCAGCTCGTGCCGGTCGCCGCCGTCCGCGCCCGCCGGGCGTACCGGCGGGACGCCTTCGCCGCCGCCATCGCCGGCGCCGGCTTCACCGACAGCCCGCTCGACCCCGACCGGTACGGCCGGGACCTCACCCCCGTCGAGCGGCAGGTGCTCGGCCTGGTGCTGGCCAGCCTGAGCGGCCCGAACCTGATCGTCGCCGACGACGTGGACGCCGGATCCGACGCCCCCGAGCGGCAGTGGATCTGGGCCGCCCTGTCCCGCCTCGCCGACCAGGGATACGCCGTCATCGCCAGCGCCCGCGCCGTCGAACCCGGCACCATCGCGATCACCCACCGGCTCGGCGATCCGACCCTGCCCACCCGCACCGAGCTGACCCTGCCCCCGGCCGCCCTCGTCGCCCCCCGGGCGGCCCAGGACCAGACCCCCGAGGTGACCGCATGA
- a CDS encoding GNAT family N-acetyltransferase produces the protein MLTVPVRQLGESERRAVERLLDLDPFAGAQVAERVAARGLAWWRADGRILGYGARRNLESICWLGGNLTPVLATEPAVAAFADQLGTEERICSSIVGRADAVLGLWDRLAAHWGPARDVRPNQPLLATDALPTVAADPAVRRVRGGEVDRLFPAAVAMYTEEVGVSPLVEDGGRGYRRRVADLVRAGRAYARFVDGKVVFKAELAVVTRRTAQVQGVWVAPEWRGRGIATPAMAAVVRDALVRVAPTVSLYVNDFNLPARRVYERCGFRPVGTLATVLF, from the coding sequence GTGCTGACGGTGCCGGTACGGCAACTGGGGGAATCGGAGCGCCGCGCGGTCGAGCGGTTGCTCGACCTCGATCCGTTCGCAGGCGCGCAGGTGGCCGAGCGGGTCGCCGCCCGCGGGCTGGCCTGGTGGCGGGCCGACGGCCGGATCCTGGGCTACGGCGCCCGGCGCAACCTGGAGTCGATCTGCTGGCTGGGCGGCAACCTGACCCCGGTGCTCGCCACGGAGCCGGCGGTCGCCGCCTTCGCCGATCAGCTCGGCACCGAGGAGCGGATCTGCTCGTCGATCGTCGGGCGGGCGGACGCGGTGCTGGGCCTCTGGGACCGCCTCGCCGCGCACTGGGGGCCGGCCCGGGACGTACGCCCCAACCAGCCGCTGCTGGCCACGGACGCGCTGCCCACGGTGGCGGCCGACCCGGCGGTGCGGCGGGTGCGCGGCGGCGAGGTCGACCGGCTCTTCCCGGCGGCGGTGGCCATGTACACCGAGGAGGTCGGGGTGTCGCCGCTGGTTGAGGACGGCGGGCGGGGGTACCGGCGGCGGGTGGCCGACCTGGTCCGCGCGGGCCGCGCGTACGCCCGGTTCGTCGACGGCAAGGTGGTCTTCAAGGCCGAACTGGCCGTGGTGACCCGGCGGACGGCCCAGGTCCAGGGGGTCTGGGTGGCGCCGGAGTGGCGGGGTCGCGGGATCGCCACGCCGGCGATGGCGGCGGTGGTCCGGGACGCGCTGGTCCGGGTCGCGCCGACGGTCAGCCTCTACGTCAACGACTTCAACCTGCCGGCCCGCCGGGTCTACGAGCGCTGCGGTTTCCGGCCGGTCGGCACGCTCGCCACCGTGCTCTTCTGA